In the genome of Nitratireductor sp. GISD-1A_MAKvit, the window GAACCTGTGCAACGCCTCACCGGCTGCCGATGGCGTGCCGCCGCTTCTGGCGCTGGATGCGGAGGTGGAATTGCGATCTGCAAAGGGCGTTCGGCATTTGCCGCTCTCGGGTTTCATCCTCGGCAATCGCAAGACCGCGCGGGAGGATGATGAACTTCTCACGGCGGTGCGTGTGCCAAAGATCTCCACGCGCGGTGCGTCCGGCTTCGTCAAGCTGGGCGCGCGGCGCTATCTGGTGATTTCCATTGCCATGGCCGCTGCACGTGTCGTGCGCGAAGGTGCCAAGATCGCGGAGACGGCCATCAGTGTTGGCTCCTGCTCGCTCGTGGCGCAGCGTCTTTCAGGGCTGGAAGCGCGGCTTGAAGCTGTCGAACGATCGGAGCTGCGCCAGACCGTGATGGAATACGGATTTCCGGAGCTTTCTCCCATCGATGATGTGCGTGGCACGGCTGCCTATCGACGTGAGGCGGCGCGGGAGATCGTGATCCGTGCACTGGAGCAGGCGTGGCAGGGCGAAGAGCGCGGCGAGGTGGCTGCATGAGCGGGAAAAGCCTGTCGGTATCTCTGGAAGTGAATGGCAAGACCGTTGTGACGGAGGTCTCTCCGCTCCAGCGGCTTTCTTCGGTGTTGCGTGACGAACTGGGCCTGACCGGCACCAAGGTTGGCTGTGACGCCGGCGATTGCGGGGCCTGTTCGGTGATGGTGGATGGCGCTGTGGTCTGCGCCTGTCTTGTGCCGGCCGCCGGTCTTTCGGGCAAAAGTGTGCGCACCGTGGAGGGATTGTCGAATGGCAGTCTCTCGGCGCTTCAGGCATCCTTCCTGCGCCATGGTGCGGCCCAGTGCGGGATATGCACACCGGGCGTTCTGGTGAGCGCGGCTGCACTTCTGGAGCAGAATCCGACACCGTCTGAGACCGAGGTTCAGGATGCGCTGGGCGGGGTTCTGTGTCGCTGCACCGGCTACCGCAAGATCATCGAGGCGGTGATGAATGCCAACCGCTCGGTGGGTGTCGATGCCAGCAGGGTGGAGCAGGGACAGGCGGTCGGCGCCTCGCCGATCAGGCTCGATGGCGAGCGCAAGGTGAATGGAACGGAAATTTTCGGCGCGGATGAGCGACCTGCCGATGCGCTGTCGGTCGCGGTTGTGCGGTCGCCACACTGGCACGCCGATTTCGATATCGGTGACACGGAGGCGTTCATCGCCGCGCATCCGGGCATTGTCGCGGTTTTCACGGCAG includes:
- a CDS encoding xanthine dehydrogenase family protein subunit M, translated to MDYARPTELEEALGLLCTKRWSILAGGTDFYPALGAGPLKSDVLDINGLSALSGIEVTETHFVIGARTSWSAVIDTALPPAFDMLKQAAREVGSVQIQNTGTVAGNLCNASPAADGVPPLLALDAEVELRSAKGVRHLPLSGFILGNRKTAREDDELLTAVRVPKISTRGASGFVKLGARRYLVISIAMAAARVVREGAKIAETAISVGSCSLVAQRLSGLEARLEAVERSELRQTVMEYGFPELSPIDDVRGTAAYRREAAREIVIRALEQAWQGEERGEVAA